From Acidobacteriota bacterium, a single genomic window includes:
- a CDS encoding 1-acyl-sn-glycerol-3-phosphate acyltransferase, producing the protein MQDVSLEAIEQNKKLTFPVKESNKSRFFGKLRYWWGWIVAGSLLLCVALPLMILLRIINRKLWLYPWCFWGARMWLWACGAEIKVTGAENLDPNENYVFVSNHRSYLDTAALFAFTGRRLGLVGKKELLKVPILGVGMGFVNIIAIDRRNPEKAMQSMRKAKEVLESGYSFGVFAEGTRAMPGELLPFKKGAFHLAMQTEAPIVPVAIRETDRMMGKRTGVAFGGTIEMILLPPIETKGLSVETDLMPVLKKTRAAIAEALG; encoded by the coding sequence ATGCAAGACGTTTCTCTCGAAGCAATTGAACAAAACAAGAAGCTGACTTTTCCTGTCAAAGAGTCTAACAAATCCCGGTTTTTCGGCAAACTCCGATATTGGTGGGGCTGGATCGTTGCGGGAAGTCTGTTGCTCTGCGTCGCGTTGCCGTTGATGATTCTCCTCCGGATCATCAATCGCAAACTCTGGCTCTATCCGTGGTGTTTCTGGGGCGCGAGAATGTGGCTTTGGGCGTGCGGTGCCGAGATCAAGGTCACCGGAGCGGAAAATCTCGACCCCAACGAGAATTACGTTTTTGTATCAAATCACCGAAGCTATCTCGATACTGCCGCGCTTTTCGCCTTCACCGGACGGCGGCTCGGTCTGGTCGGAAAAAAAGAATTGCTGAAGGTTCCGATCCTTGGCGTCGGGATGGGATTCGTCAACATCATCGCGATCGACCGGCGCAATCCCGAAAAGGCGATGCAGTCGATGCGCAAAGCGAAGGAGGTCCTCGAAAGCGGCTACTCGTTCGGCGTTTTTGCCGAAGGCACGCGCGCGATGCCTGGCGAACTCTTGCCGTTCAAAAAGGGCGCGTTTCACCTTGCGATGCAGACCGAAGCGCCGATCGTGCCGGTCGCGATCCGCGAAACCGACCGAATGATGGGCAAGCGCACCGGAGTCGCATTTGGCGGAACGATCGAAATGATCCTCCTGCCGCCCATCGAAACCAAAGGCCTTTCGGTCGAAACCGACCTGATGCCGGTATTGAAAAAGACGCGGGCCGCGATCGCCGAGGCGCTCGGATAA